The genomic interval GCCGTCGGCGTGCCCGACGACACGACCGGGACGGCGGTCGTCCTCTACGTCATCGTGGAGGACGGCGTCGCGGAGGCCGACGACCTCCGCGAGGAGATACGCGGCGTGGTCGGCGAGGAACTCGGCAAGCCGTTCCGCCCGCGCGAGGTGCTGTTCGTGGACGAGTTCCCCAAGACGCAGTCGGGGAAGATAATCCGCCGCGCGGTGCAGGCCACCTACACGGGCGAGGATCTCGGCGACATGTCCTCCATCGAGAACCCCGGCGCCCTCGACGACCTCGAGGACGCGCGCTGAGGGTCAGGCCGTCCGCCCCGCAGCGGCGACGAACCCCGCGCCCGCGAGGCCGACGACGCCCGTGGCGAGGAAGACGAGCGTGTAGTCGCCGAGCGCGCCGTACGCGAGCGTCGCCAGCGGCGGCGCGGACAGCCCCGCGAGCGCGAAGGCGACGGAGGCGACGCCGTACAGGGTCCCGATGTCCTCCACGCCGAACAGGTCCGCGACGAGCGGCGACAGCAGCGCGCCGTTGCCGCCGTAGCCGACGCCGAAGACGACGGCCAGCGCGACGAGCGCGTACCCCGTCGAGAGGAACGGGAGCGCACAGAGACACAGCCCCATGACGACCGAGCAGGCGACGAACACCCGGACGCGCCCGGTCCGGTCGGAGAGGTAGCCGACGACGAGGCGCGCGCCGCTGGTGGAGACGCCGAGCGCGCTGATGGCCGTCACGCCGGCCCACCGCACTCCCTCGTCCGCGGCGAAGGGGACGAGGTGGTTCACGAGCACGTACAGCGTCGCGTACACGCCCGCCCACCCGAGCACGACGAACAGGAACGGGAGCGAGAACACGGTGGCGCGGACGTTTCCGGCCTCGCCGGGGCCGGCCCGTCCCTCCGGGAACTCGACGGAGAGGTCCGCCCCCACCGCCTCGGGCCGGGCCGCGAGCAGGAGCGTCGCGACGGCGAGCACGACGAAGAGGCCGACGGCGAGCGCGTCGAACGCGCCGCGCCAGCCCCGCGCCCCGACGAGCCACGAGGCCGTCGGGACGACGACGAGCAGGCCCGCGCCGAGGCCGGCCGCGGCGACCCCGTTGGCGAAGCCGCGCCGCCGCCCGAACCACGACGGGACGGTGGCGTACGCGACGACGTAACAACAGCCCATCCCCAGCCCCGTGGTCAGCCCGTAGCCCGCGACGAGGAGGAAGTAGGAGTCGGCGCGGGCGGCCGCGAGCATCCC from Halosegnis marinus carries:
- a CDS encoding MFS transporter → MRSRLAAREFYYGWVVVAACFLAAGSLFGMTYSFSVFFDALAADFAVSPARVSLVFGVQTAAIYVGGAGLGRALDRVGPRKLLAVGAVLLAGGMLAAARADSYFLLVAGYGLTTGLGMGCCYVVAYATVPSWFGRRRGFANGVAAAGLGAGLLVVVPTASWLVGARGWRGAFDALAVGLFVVLAVATLLLAARPEAVGADLSVEFPEGRAGPGEAGNVRATVFSLPFLFVVLGWAGVYATLYVLVNHLVPFAADEGVRWAGVTAISALGVSTSGARLVVGYLSDRTGRVRVFVACSVVMGLCLCALPFLSTGYALVALAVVFGVGYGGNGALLSPLVADLFGVEDIGTLYGVASVAFALAGLSAPPLATLAYGALGDYTLVFLATGVVGLAGAGFVAAAGRTA